Proteins encoded within one genomic window of Oryza glaberrima chromosome 12, OglaRS2, whole genome shotgun sequence:
- the LOC127756900 gene encoding transcription repressor OFP13-like has protein sequence MAKKGGLTSLFSRLAVAAADSPSCAKNPPHTASFRGFYYVDEPCTTAGGGGGGRSPAAGRLRKGGDEMYKTVNSVFFDDSADAAHAVADGCAFSGEDDDDDDRFSTTTAADEEWSEAVIRSLGRRTSTDRFFFDAGPGRPAATNSILATVRPRRPPPPPPPPPPAEEEKEKAAAEAAQLPGKSSSTSSSQLVEESVAVAVESEDPYGDFRASMEEMVAAHGLRDWDALEELLSWYLRVNGKHNHPLIVAAFVDLLLALAAAPSSSSDTTTTTTTAATTTTSDTSCSTASTSTTSNGATSVTAAATAAEQCGGGGGGGDEEAGCSSSSSCCAASDHDHEEVSAIS, from the coding sequence ATGGCCAAGAAGGGTGGCCTCACCTCCCTCTTCTCCAGgctggccgtcgccgccgccgactcgccgTCCTGCGCGAAGAACCCGCCGCACACGGCGTCGTTCCGAGGGTTCTACTACGTCGACGAGCCATGCACGAcggcgggagggggaggtggtggcaggtcgccggcggcggggaggttgAGGAAGGGTGGGGACGAGATGTATAAGACGGTCAACTCCGTCTTCTTCGATgactccgccgacgccgcccacgccgtcgccgacggctGTGCCTTCTCCGgtgaggatgacgacgacgatgacagattctccacgacgacggcggccgacgAGGAGTGGTCGGAGGCGGTCATCCGCAGCCTCGGCCGCCGGACCTCCACCGACAGATTCTTCTTCGACGCCGGcccgggccggccggccgccaccAACTCCATCCTCGCCACGGTGAGGCCAcgacggccaccaccaccaccgccgccgccaccaccagcggaggaggagaaagagaaagcggcggcggaggcggcgcaacTCCCCGGCaagtcgtcgtcgacgtcgtcgtcgcagctGGTGGAGGAgagcgtggcggtggcggtggagtcgGAGGACCCGTACGGGGACTTCAGGGCGTCcatggaggagatggtggcggcgcacggccTCCGCGACTGGGACGCGCTGGAGGAGCTCCTCTCCTGGTACCTCCGCGTCAATGGCAAGCACAACCACCCCctcatcgtcgccgccttcgtcgacctcctcctcgccctcgccgccgccccctcctcctcctccgacaccaccaccaccaccaccaccgccgcaaccaccaccaccagtgaCACCAGCTGCAGCACCGCGAGCACCAGCACCACCAGCAATGGCGCCACCagtgtcaccgccgccgccactgcggcTGAgcaatgcggcggcggcggcggcggtggggatgaGGAAGCTGGttgctcgtcttcttcctcctgctgCGCCGCCTCTGACCATGACCATGAAGAGGTCTCGGCCATAAGCTAG